From Aquificota bacterium, one genomic window encodes:
- a CDS encoding amidohydrolase — translation MLDLLIKKALLPEGRRPVDIGIKDGLIVEIGEGIQKESRQTIHADGKVVFPSFANMHTHISMSLLRGLGADLPLMDWLQKVIWVLEGEFVSPEFVRDGALVGIAEAIRSGTTLFMDMYFFEEAVAEVAQRAGIRAGLGFGILDFPTKVAKSPEEYLQRAKAFIREFKNSDLVFPVLCPHAVYTCSPQTLKKSLELALEEDVYIHTHTAETQQEVEASLERFGKRPVEHLHSLGLLSHRLLMAHVVWTTEEEREMIKESGAKVLHCPESNLKLASGIAPISDYVKRGIHVCLGTDGPASNDNLDMLEELSVMVKLQKGSSLNAKAMDARTALRIATEEGFRAVGIKAGKVEVGYEADLILVDTNRPHLQPLYDPIAQFVYSAKSSDIDTVICKGKILIEKGELKTLDQEEVLFVAKKWRDKIEKFLMDKILS, via the coding sequence ATGCTGGACCTGTTGATTAAGAAAGCCCTATTGCCAGAAGGAAGGAGGCCTGTAGACATAGGCATAAAGGATGGCCTAATTGTGGAGATAGGAGAAGGCATTCAAAAAGAGTCAAGGCAAACTATACATGCCGATGGTAAGGTAGTTTTCCCTTCCTTTGCCAACATGCACACCCACATATCCATGAGCCTTCTGAGGGGCCTTGGTGCAGACCTTCCACTTATGGACTGGCTTCAAAAGGTCATATGGGTTTTGGAGGGTGAGTTTGTATCTCCAGAGTTTGTAAGGGATGGAGCCCTCGTAGGCATTGCGGAGGCCATAAGGTCTGGCACAACCCTTTTTATGGATATGTACTTCTTTGAGGAGGCTGTGGCGGAGGTGGCCCAAAGGGCTGGCATAAGGGCTGGCCTTGGCTTTGGCATCTTAGACTTCCCAACAAAGGTGGCAAAAAGCCCAGAGGAGTATTTACAGAGGGCAAAAGCTTTTATAAGGGAGTTTAAAAACTCCGACCTTGTCTTTCCTGTGCTTTGTCCCCATGCGGTATATACCTGCTCACCACAGACCCTCAAAAAATCCCTTGAGCTTGCCTTAGAAGAGGATGTATACATCCACACCCACACGGCGGAGACACAGCAAGAGGTGGAGGCATCCCTTGAAAGGTTTGGAAAAAGGCCAGTGGAACACCTTCATAGCCTTGGATTGCTTAGCCACAGGCTCCTTATGGCCCATGTGGTTTGGACCACAGAGGAAGAGAGGGAGATGATAAAGGAAAGCGGTGCAAAGGTGCTTCACTGTCCCGAGAGCAACCTAAAGCTTGCCTCTGGCATAGCCCCCATAAGCGATTATGTAAAAAGAGGCATTCATGTATGCCTTGGCACCGACGGGCCTGCCTCCAACGATAACTTGGACATGCTTGAAGAGCTAAGCGTAATGGTTAAGCTCCAAAAGGGATCAAGCCTTAACGCAAAGGCCATGGATGCAAGAACTGCTTTGAGAATAGCCACGGAGGAGGGCTTTAGGGCCGTAGGCATAAAGGCGGGCAAGGTGGAGGTGGGCTACGAGGCGGACCTTATCCTTGTAGATACAAACAGGCCACACCTTCAGCCCCTTTATGATCCCATAGCCCAGTTTGTATACTCTGCCAAGTCCTCCGATATAGATACGGTCATATGCAAAGGTAAAATATTGATAGAGAAGGGAGAGTTAAAGACCCTTGACCAAGAGGAAGTGCTTTTTGTGGCCAAAAAATGGAGGGATAAGATAGAAAAGTTTTTGATGGATAAAATTTTATCTTAA
- the rodA gene encoding rod shape-determining protein RodA, translating to MKNKFKKILIDYDPYLLFALATLCLIGLVGVYSATYKGSPSLLFLKQSLYILAGWFIILLLSRLNFRMVFDMAPAIYFLNLFLLVLVPIAGKTVYGAKRWIDLGPVSIQPSELFKFSLLAFSLYTLSHTKRLFSKESLILILAFAIPSLFTLKQPDLGTTITYGVILITLLFLYGAKLRYFILSGLTFILLSPVLWHFLKDYQKERILAVIDPYQDYHGSGYQLIQSMIAVGSGGLLGKGFLQGTQSHLLFLPEKHTDFIFSVIAEEWGFLGSFLIISMLFLTFYRILLYALDIPHRVERLYLGTFAGLWLFQTSVNLLMTMGWAPVVGIPLPFVSYGGSSILTFSTLFGLALSIIREHRNRPIKFENA from the coding sequence ATGAAGAACAAGTTTAAGAAAATCCTTATAGATTATGACCCATACCTGCTTTTTGCTTTGGCAACCCTTTGCCTTATAGGCCTTGTGGGCGTGTATAGCGCCACATACAAGGGAAGCCCTTCTCTCCTCTTTTTGAAGCAGAGCCTTTACATCTTAGCGGGCTGGTTTATCATCCTACTCCTTTCAAGGCTAAACTTTAGGATGGTCTTTGATATGGCCCCAGCCATATACTTTTTAAACCTCTTTCTTTTGGTGCTTGTGCCCATAGCTGGCAAGACGGTCTATGGTGCCAAAAGGTGGATTGACTTGGGACCGGTTAGCATCCAACCATCAGAGCTATTTAAGTTCTCCCTTTTGGCCTTTTCCCTATATACCTTGAGCCACACAAAAAGGCTTTTCAGCAAAGAGTCCCTCATTCTTATTTTGGCCTTTGCCATACCTTCCCTCTTTACCCTCAAACAGCCAGACCTTGGAACCACCATAACTTACGGAGTTATACTTATCACGCTACTTTTCCTCTATGGTGCAAAGCTAAGATACTTTATACTGTCGGGCCTTACCTTTATTTTACTTTCTCCCGTGCTTTGGCACTTTTTAAAAGACTATCAAAAGGAACGGATTCTTGCGGTTATTGACCCTTACCAAGATTACCATGGCAGTGGCTACCAGCTCATTCAATCTATGATAGCGGTAGGCTCTGGTGGCCTTTTGGGTAAAGGTTTTTTGCAAGGCACCCAATCCCACCTTCTCTTTTTACCAGAAAAGCACACAGATTTTATTTTTTCCGTAATAGCTGAGGAATGGGGCTTTCTTGGTAGCTTTTTAATAATTTCCATGCTTTTTTTAACCTTTTATAGGATCCTTCTTTATGCCTTAGATATTCCTCACAGAGTAGAAAGACTATACCTTGGCACCTTTGCAGGCCTTTGGCTCTTTCAAACTTCTGTAAACCTTCTTATGACTATGGGCTGGGCTCCTGTAGTGGGCATACCCCTTCCCTTTGTAAGCTATGGGGGAAGTAGCATTCTCACCTTTTCCACCCTTTTTGGCCTTGCCCTCTCCATCATAAGAGAGCACAGAAACAGGCCCATAAAGTTTGAAAATGCTTAA
- the hemW gene encoding radical SAM family heme chaperone HemW yields the protein MLKGLYIHIPFCSHKCPYCDFVSFVDQSVDHWEYLDLLLKEIELYKDNDFDLRTIYFGGGTPSLIDPRLYQGFMERLSNLLDLSNVEEISLEANPENYTLEDYRYLRSIGFNRISVGAQSLREEGLKTLGRVHSVKDTLKALDNIHRAGFENINMDLIFGYEGQSLEDLQKELDMLKGLPITHLSFYLLTPYEDTQFGNLYSKGLLKLPSEDTIGYMYDLICDSLEAMGFLHYEISNFALPGYECKHNLLYWTHEEFLGLGVSAWSFVNHTRFGNTKNIKLYAQKVKSEKRPVEYQEVLKDKDLLYDYLFVALRTKRGVEKNLLSIPEDLREFFEEEDGRWRLNRRGMLIINEILLRLK from the coding sequence ATGCTTAAAGGCCTATACATACACATACCTTTCTGCTCTCACAAATGCCCTTACTGTGATTTTGTATCCTTTGTGGACCAAAGTGTGGACCACTGGGAGTATTTAGACCTTCTTTTGAAAGAGATAGAACTCTACAAGGACAATGACTTTGACCTCAGAACCATATACTTTGGGGGCGGGACTCCTTCCTTGATAGACCCAAGGCTATACCAAGGCTTTATGGAAAGACTTTCCAATCTTTTGGACCTCTCTAATGTGGAGGAGATAAGCCTTGAGGCAAACCCGGAAAACTACACATTGGAAGACTACAGATATTTAAGATCCATAGGCTTCAACAGGATAAGCGTGGGAGCCCAGAGCTTAAGGGAAGAAGGTTTAAAGACCCTTGGCCGAGTTCATTCCGTAAAAGACACGCTCAAGGCCCTTGATAACATCCATAGGGCAGGCTTTGAAAACATAAACATGGACCTTATCTTTGGCTATGAGGGTCAAAGCCTTGAGGATCTACAAAAAGAGCTTGATATGTTAAAGGGTCTGCCCATCACCCACCTTTCCTTTTACCTTCTTACACCTTACGAGGATACCCAGTTTGGTAACCTATACAGCAAAGGCCTTTTAAAGCTTCCTTCCGAGGATACCATAGGGTATATGTATGACCTTATCTGTGATAGCCTTGAGGCCATGGGCTTTTTGCATTATGAGATATCCAACTTTGCCCTTCCCGGCTATGAGTGCAAACACAACCTCCTTTATTGGACCCATGAGGAGTTTTTGGGCCTTGGAGTCTCCGCATGGAGCTTTGTAAATCACACACGCTTTGGGAATACAAAGAACATAAAGCTATACGCTCAAAAGGTAAAAAGTGAGAAAAGGCCTGTAGAATACCAAGAGGTTCTAAAAGACAAAGACCTTTTATACGATTACCTCTTTGTTGCCCTTAGGACAAAAAGGGGTGTGGAGAAAAACCTTTTGTCCATTCCGGAGGACCTTAGGGAGTTCTTTGAAGAGGAGGATGGCAGGTGGAGGTTAAACAGAAGGGGCATGCTGATTATAAACGAGATACTTTTAAGGCTAAAATAA
- a CDS encoding M48 family metalloprotease yields the protein MLSRREFLKYGGSFAIISILPSCAEATTKRPFLNLLPEQKEIEIGRSYVPYAIEEFDGLYSDREIQSYVKNVGLSLTRVAERKLPYEFYVVNSSQVNAFALPGGPVMITRGLLLRLNSESELANVLAHELGHLNARHHARFLEKQFGLSLLLNIGALLLADKPYGQVLLQFGQIGAGLLSLKFSRDQEREADQYGLLYAYKAGYDPMGMIRVFETFKAMEKRERAPEWLSTHPLPETRMAEVKRMIETFKPTGYFITDTQDFQVAKEKLFKTKPSFDEFDKGKVAFAKKDYSQASRHFQRAIELYPENYTARAYMAYILAMEGRTGEAERHSSLALRTMPDVFLTNFVHGYVKFAQREYQESLRYLQKANRLIPDHASTHYYLGRNYEALGQREKAIEHYRIALELSQGKAPWAEDAKERLRRL from the coding sequence ATGCTAAGCAGAAGAGAGTTTTTAAAGTATGGTGGCTCTTTTGCTATTATTTCTATTCTTCCTTCTTGTGCAGAAGCCACCACAAAGAGACCTTTTTTAAACCTTCTTCCAGAGCAAAAAGAGATAGAGATAGGAAGGTCCTATGTGCCCTACGCCATAGAGGAATTTGATGGGCTATACTCCGATAGGGAAATTCAAAGTTATGTAAAGAACGTTGGCCTTAGCCTTACAAGGGTGGCAGAAAGGAAGCTACCCTACGAATTTTATGTGGTAAATTCTTCCCAGGTCAACGCCTTTGCCCTTCCTGGTGGGCCGGTTATGATAACCAGGGGCCTATTGCTTAGGTTAAACTCGGAGAGCGAGCTTGCAAACGTGCTTGCCCACGAGCTTGGGCACCTAAACGCAAGACACCATGCAAGGTTTTTAGAAAAGCAGTTTGGCCTTAGTCTTCTTTTGAACATAGGGGCCTTGCTCTTGGCAGACAAGCCTTACGGGCAGGTGCTTTTGCAGTTTGGACAGATAGGTGCGGGGCTTTTGAGCCTAAAGTTCAGCAGGGACCAGGAGAGGGAAGCGGACCAGTATGGCCTTCTCTATGCCTACAAGGCTGGCTATGACCCAATGGGCATGATAAGAGTTTTTGAGACCTTTAAGGCTATGGAAAAAAGAGAAAGAGCGCCCGAGTGGCTCTCCACCCACCCACTTCCAGAAACAAGGATGGCCGAGGTAAAAAGGATGATAGAGACTTTTAAGCCTACAGGCTACTTTATAACAGACACCCAAGACTTCCAAGTTGCAAAGGAAAAGCTTTTTAAGACAAAGCCTTCCTTTGATGAGTTTGACAAAGGAAAGGTTGCCTTTGCCAAAAAGGATTACAGTCAGGCAAGCAGACACTTCCAAAGGGCCATAGAGCTTTATCCAGAGAACTACACAGCAAGGGCCTATATGGCCTACATACTTGCCATGGAAGGAAGGACAGGGGAGGCCGAAAGGCATTCAAGTCTTGCACTAAGGACCATGCCCGATGTTTTCCTTACAAACTTTGTGCATGGCTATGTAAAGTTTGCCCAAAGGGAATATCAAGAGTCTTTAAGATATCTTCAAAAGGCAAACAGGCTCATACCGGACCATGCCTCCACCCACTACTACCTTGGAAGGAACTACGAAGCCCTTGGACAAAGAGAAAAGGCCATAGAACACTACAGGATAGCCCTTGAGCTATCTCAAGGCAAGGCGCCATGGGCGGAGGATGCAAAAGAAAGGCTAAGAAGGTTATAA
- a CDS encoding ribbon-helix-helix protein, CopG family: MKRKEKFQLWMPSEVLWKLRAIAEEEGRTVSDLIKEAVAEWLDKKEKEKSRPIKLEELK, translated from the coding sequence TTGAAGAGGAAAGAAAAGTTTCAACTATGGATGCCTTCAGAAGTTTTGTGGAAGCTCCGTGCCATAGCGGAAGAGGAAGGAAGAACGGTGTCAGACCTTATCAAAGAAGCGGTAGCTGAGTGGCTTGACAAAAAGGAAAAGGAAAAGTCAAGACCTATAAAACTGGAGGAGCTTAAATGA
- a CDS encoding transposase, with protein sequence MALYGIERCIGSYKVSYLPNDLKATVRHWAKLRKVKQEIEGYAFSQALVVFPLIDEVFGGSPLKTKIGRFALSYYEGWHNLYERDFQTFKEEVYSHVRRARNTDKFLDLLYRYAEKIAKTGYKPTSRQVELLRLALRELEEYEKLIRLVEEELIRISRGIEEVELLKSIPGIGDLSAVVLYAEIGNIDRFRDRDDLWAYFGMDPRNEESGESVRRSSKISRAGVSYVRGLLYMIACSLIRKGAPYFETYWQLRKKGKSHKEALIVIAHKIVRIIYGVLKGRFPCRKFAGHISKSVVDFDELIYEVQEDE encoded by the coding sequence TTGGCTCTTTATGGAATAGAGAGGTGCATAGGCTCATATAAGGTTTCATATCTTCCAAACGACCTGAAGGCTACCGTCAGACACTGGGCGAAGCTAAGGAAGGTGAAACAGGAGATAGAAGGATATGCTTTCTCTCAAGCTCTTGTGGTGTTTCCTTTAATTGACGAAGTTTTTGGAGGAAGTCCTTTAAAGACAAAGATTGGGAGGTTTGCTCTTTCTTACTATGAAGGCTGGCATAACTTGTATGAGAGAGATTTTCAGACTTTCAAGGAAGAAGTTTATAGCCATGTGAGGCGTGCAAGGAACACAGACAAGTTTTTAGACCTGCTTTACAGGTATGCGGAGAAGATAGCCAAGACAGGTTATAAGCCAACAAGCAGGCAGGTAGAACTTCTCAGGCTTGCTTTGAGAGAGCTTGAGGAATACGAGAAGTTAATAAGGCTTGTGGAAGAGGAGCTTATAAGGATAAGCAGAGGAATAGAAGAGGTTGAGCTTTTGAAGAGCATACCTGGGATAGGTGATTTGAGCGCTGTTGTGCTGTATGCGGAGATAGGGAATATAGACAGGTTTAGAGATAGAGACGACCTTTGGGCATATTTTGGTATGGACCCGAGAAACGAAGAAAGCGGAGAAAGCGTCAGGAGAAGTAGCAAGATTTCCAGAGCTGGAGTGTCTTATGTTAGAGGTTTGCTATACATGATAGCCTGCTCTCTAATAAGGAAAGGTGCGCCATATTTTGAAACATACTGGCAGTTAAGGAAAAAAGGCAAGAGCCATAAAGAAGCTTTGATAGTAATAGCTCACAAGATAGTGAGGATAATCTATGGTGTTTTGAAAGGAAGGTTTCCGTGCAGGAAGTTTGCAGGTCATATAAGCAAGTCAGTGGTAGATTTTGATGAGCTTATTTATGAGGTGCAGGAAGATGAGTAA
- the argJ gene encoding bifunctional glutamate N-acetyltransferase/amino-acid acetyltransferase ArgJ: MEILMGVGKAGLKSGEKPDILVVLLPQTCSASFLFTKNHFKSASVLYSQKVFNGRVRAMVINSGNANCGVGREGLLHAELMAKRVAEKLDVEEDEVLVFSTGVIGKPLPIDRVLSGIDSACEILEPLDLKRASEVISTTDSFPKYDFVKRDKLEVFGFAKGAGMIHPNMGTMLAFVFTNADLREDILERLHKDINDRTFNSISVDGCMSTNDSFGLISLGFVKEDLQKVSDAIEEVSLSLAKKIVQDGEGATRVIKVVVKNASLQLKARFIAQAIATSNLVKTAVFGKDPNWGRIVAAAGSTAFPIDQFKLKVYIGSHLVYDGKVHPKAVENAKKYMEESQEIEITLDLMEGKESWTYYSSDLTYDYIKINAEYTT; this comes from the coding sequence ATGGAAATTTTAATGGGCGTTGGAAAGGCTGGCCTAAAGTCTGGAGAAAAACCAGACATACTTGTAGTGCTTTTGCCACAAACATGTAGTGCTTCCTTTCTTTTTACAAAAAATCACTTTAAATCTGCCAGCGTGCTTTACTCCCAAAAGGTCTTTAATGGAAGGGTAAGAGCTATGGTGATAAACAGCGGGAACGCCAACTGTGGCGTTGGGAGGGAAGGGCTTTTGCATGCGGAACTTATGGCAAAGAGGGTGGCAGAAAAACTTGATGTGGAAGAGGATGAGGTGCTTGTCTTTTCCACAGGTGTGATAGGAAAGCCCTTACCCATAGATAGGGTACTTTCTGGTATAGATTCTGCCTGTGAAATCCTTGAACCCCTTGACCTAAAGAGGGCAAGCGAGGTAATATCCACCACTGATAGCTTCCCCAAGTATGACTTTGTGAAGAGGGATAAATTGGAGGTCTTTGGCTTTGCCAAGGGTGCTGGTATGATACATCCCAACATGGGAACTATGCTTGCCTTTGTCTTTACCAACGCAGACCTAAGGGAGGATATCTTGGAAAGGCTTCACAAGGACATAAACGATAGGACTTTTAACTCCATAAGCGTGGATGGATGTATGAGTACCAACGATAGCTTTGGCCTCATAAGCCTTGGGTTTGTAAAGGAGGACCTACAAAAGGTGAGCGATGCCATAGAGGAGGTCTCACTTAGCCTTGCCAAGAAGATAGTTCAAGATGGTGAAGGAGCCACAAGGGTCATAAAAGTGGTGGTAAAGAACGCATCACTACAGCTAAAGGCAAGGTTTATAGCCCAGGCGATAGCCACCTCAAACCTTGTAAAGACGGCAGTATTTGGAAAAGACCCCAACTGGGGAAGGATAGTGGCGGCGGCCGGTTCTACAGCCTTTCCTATAGACCAGTTTAAGCTAAAAGTTTATATAGGAAGCCACCTTGTATACGATGGAAAGGTGCATCCCAAGGCCGTAGAGAATGCCAAGAAGTATATGGAAGAATCTCAGGAGATTGAGATAACCCTTGACCTTATGGAAGGAAAGGAAAGCTGGACCTACTACTCTTCCGACCTTACCTACGACTATATAAAGATCAACGCAGAATATACCACTTAG
- a CDS encoding TlpA family protein disulfide reductase has translation MKAIPYILTAILLIMVLFFALEHKKEDEGLSSYRPPVEQSLPNFTFKTLDGKEISLNDFRGKVLLVNFWATWCPPCREEMPIFEKEYKRCKDKGFEILAVNMDSSEGSVEKFLRENPVSFLIVKPTDNLEKELKLMGFPTSYLLDKEGKIYRIRLGVYRELDKDLKELLGC, from the coding sequence ATGAAAGCCATACCTTATATACTAACGGCTATCCTTTTGATTATGGTCTTATTCTTTGCCTTGGAACACAAGAAGGAGGATGAAGGCTTATCTTCTTACAGGCCACCGGTGGAGCAAAGCCTTCCAAACTTTACCTTTAAAACCCTTGATGGCAAGGAAATTAGCCTGAACGATTTTAGAGGAAAGGTCCTTCTTGTAAACTTCTGGGCCACCTGGTGTCCACCTTGTAGGGAAGAGATGCCCATCTTTGAAAAGGAATACAAAAGGTGTAAGGACAAAGGCTTTGAAATACTGGCTGTGAACATGGATAGCTCTGAAGGGTCTGTAGAGAAATTTTTGCGTGAGAACCCTGTATCCTTTCTTATAGTAAAACCTACCGATAACCTTGAGAAGGAACTAAAGCTTATGGGCTTTCCTACCTCTTACCTTTTGGATAAGGAAGGCAAGATATACCGTATAAGGTTGGGTGTTTATAGGGAGCTTGATAAGGATCTAAAAGAGCTTTTGGGATGTTAA
- a CDS encoding DUF4870 domain-containing protein translates to MSALSSREITWAVIAHLAPIAIIVPFGNIILPLVIMLTVGKESDFVYQNAKESLNFQITMIIYWIIAILLALLLVGFLLAILLYIFQIVVMILAVIASSKGEVYHYPLSIRFIK, encoded by the coding sequence ATGTCTGCATTATCTTCCAGGGAGATAACATGGGCAGTTATAGCTCACCTTGCTCCAATTGCCATAATAGTACCTTTTGGGAACATAATACTGCCTTTGGTGATTATGCTTACGGTGGGTAAGGAATCGGATTTTGTATATCAGAACGCAAAAGAGTCGCTAAACTTTCAAATTACCATGATAATATACTGGATAATTGCTATTTTATTGGCGCTTTTGCTTGTAGGTTTCTTATTGGCTATTTTGCTGTATATATTTCAGATTGTAGTAATGATCTTAGCTGTAATTGCTTCCAGTAAGGGTGAAGTTTACCACTATCCTTTAAGTATTCGTTTTATAAAATAG
- the rpmI gene encoding 50S ribosomal protein L35 — MAKVKMKTNRSAKKRFKITATGKIKRYKAGGAHYNTRKAKDRKRRLRKPTLVHPSWEDKVKGMLKEF; from the coding sequence ATGGCAAAAGTAAAGATGAAAACAAACAGGTCTGCAAAGAAGAGGTTTAAGATAACAGCCACTGGGAAAATAAAAAGATACAAAGCGGGTGGCGCTCACTACAATACACGTAAGGCAAAGGATAGAAAAAGAAGACTGAGGAAGCCCACCCTTGTCCACCCAAGCTGGGAAGACAAGGTAAAGGGCATGCTTAAAGAATTCTAA
- a CDS encoding NAD(P)/FAD-dependent oxidoreductase → MSNQLSGVSRRELIVGSALVGITAPLLVYSKTQSRLKAQVVIVGGGYGGVTVAKYLKKENPNLDVVLIEERPFFMSCPMSNHFLAGLMELTPLCFSYNVLEVKHGIRVLNDKVLGVELDKKVVRTSSGYISYDYLVLSPGIDYDIEDYPFYRDSLVYNPPAFRPGSEHIYLKKLIEDFEGGDIVITVPPPPYRCPPAPYERAALLASMIKRNKIKAHIYFIDANERPLINSEGFLSAYYDLYKDVATYVTSAHVRDIDVHKRIVKTSHGDFKYDLANVIPPMRANRLLQEAGLLKKGQKWVEVNPLTFETSVKNVFVIGDASQSYLPKSGYAAHSEGKLVAKIINARLKGKEVKEEYMQMICYAMVNDREAIMTETAFRYDAVSKRFIPTHREDNQRKETTAKRYEEWARGLWRDLFG, encoded by the coding sequence ATGTCAAATCAGTTATCAGGTGTTAGTAGAAGGGAATTGATCGTAGGTAGTGCCCTTGTAGGTATTACAGCGCCTCTTTTGGTGTATTCAAAGACACAAAGCAGACTTAAGGCCCAAGTAGTTATAGTAGGTGGTGGCTATGGAGGTGTCACTGTAGCCAAGTATTTAAAGAAGGAAAATCCTAACCTTGATGTGGTTCTCATTGAAGAAAGGCCCTTCTTCATGTCCTGCCCCATGTCAAACCACTTCTTGGCTGGCCTTATGGAGCTTACGCCTCTGTGTTTTTCCTACAACGTGCTTGAGGTAAAACATGGCATAAGGGTTTTGAACGATAAGGTGCTTGGAGTGGAGCTTGATAAAAAGGTAGTAAGGACCTCATCTGGATATATATCCTATGACTATCTTGTGCTATCACCGGGTATAGACTATGATATAGAAGATTATCCATTTTACAGAGATTCCCTTGTATATAACCCTCCAGCCTTTAGGCCTGGGTCGGAGCATATATACCTTAAAAAGCTCATAGAGGACTTTGAAGGTGGAGATATAGTCATAACAGTGCCACCACCACCTTACAGATGTCCACCCGCTCCTTACGAAAGGGCAGCCCTATTGGCAAGCATGATAAAAAGAAACAAGATAAAGGCACATATATACTTTATAGACGCCAACGAAAGACCCCTTATAAACTCAGAAGGCTTTCTTTCAGCCTACTATGACCTATATAAGGATGTGGCAACTTATGTAACTTCCGCTCACGTAAGAGATATAGATGTGCATAAAAGGATTGTAAAAACATCGCATGGAGATTTTAAGTATGACCTTGCCAATGTAATACCGCCCATGAGGGCAAACAGGCTTTTGCAAGAAGCTGGACTTCTCAAGAAGGGTCAAAAGTGGGTAGAGGTAAATCCTCTTACCTTTGAAACTTCTGTGAAAAACGTTTTCGTTATAGGTGATGCATCTCAGAGCTATCTTCCAAAAAGTGGATATGCTGCACACTCAGAGGGTAAGCTTGTGGCAAAGATAATAAACGCAAGGTTAAAGGGCAAAGAGGTCAAAGAAGAGTATATGCAGATGATATGCTACGCCATGGTAAACGATAGAGAGGCCATAATGACGGAAACGGCCTTTAGGTATGATGCAGTATCAAAGAGGTTCATACCCACCCATAGGGAGGATAACCAAAGGAAAGAGACAACGGCAAAGAGATATGAGGAGTGGGCAAGAGGCCTATGGAGAGACCTCTTTGGTTAG
- a CDS encoding Rieske 2Fe-2S domain-containing protein yields MDRRDFIKTCGTVAVASMLDASIFSNLLASQQDGMLKTYKKALLVKEDGSPLKEEDLKPHNNYIFFYPFVSTPCYLLNLDQEIKPVEIKLKDGLGYLWPGGVGSKKSIVAYSAICAHQWSYPTKDYSFINYYPPDKPSETTKKAGIIQCCAHLGLYDPKEGAKVLDGPPEVPLASIVLQEENGQFYAVGVLGKDQFDQFFDNYKADLRQQYGSTAKAKELVEKCIVMEMDKYVKSVIRC; encoded by the coding sequence ATGGATAGGAGAGACTTTATAAAAACTTGTGGAACCGTGGCAGTGGCTTCCATGCTGGATGCCAGTATTTTCTCCAATTTGCTGGCAAGCCAACAGGATGGAATGCTAAAAACTTACAAAAAGGCCCTCCTTGTCAAAGAGGATGGGTCTCCTCTAAAGGAAGAAGACCTCAAGCCCCATAACAATTACATATTCTTCTATCCCTTTGTTTCCACTCCTTGTTATCTTCTTAATCTGGACCAGGAGATAAAGCCTGTGGAGATAAAGCTAAAGGATGGGCTTGGCTACCTCTGGCCAGGGGGCGTGGGGTCAAAAAAGAGTATAGTAGCCTACTCTGCCATATGCGCCCACCAGTGGAGTTATCCTACAAAGGACTACTCTTTTATAAACTACTATCCACCAGACAAGCCATCTGAGACCACAAAAAAGGCCGGTATAATCCAGTGTTGTGCCCACTTAGGTTTATACGACCCAAAGGAAGGTGCAAAGGTCTTAGATGGTCCACCAGAAGTTCCTTTGGCCTCCATAGTGCTACAAGAAGAGAATGGCCAATTTTATGCCGTAGGAGTTCTTGGTAAGGACCAGTTTGACCAGTTCTTTGATAACTACAAGGCAGACCTAAGACAGCAGTATGGTTCTACTGCAAAAGCAAAGGAGCTTGTGGAAAAATGTATAGTTATGGAGATGGATAAATATGTCAAATCAGTTATCAGGTGTTAG